From a region of the Sminthopsis crassicaudata isolate SCR6 chromosome 6, ASM4859323v1, whole genome shotgun sequence genome:
- the LOC141546209 gene encoding vomeronasal type-1 receptor 1-like, with translation MKSNDDILCILYMLQIIIGVFGNGLLLFLFGFNLVTGQRIRPLDTIFVNLFLSHIVMIVFRAVPSAIQLCVQKIFLSDTECKIIVYLQRVSRGLSLCNTCLLSVFQAITISSNSPKWAVLKAKAPKYIIPSCVFIWVCNLLVDSFVPLSVTAIRNDTVNNLKNNLEYCSIDWRVLSTSKALIWKTLYDAVFLALMAISSGYMVFILFRHHRQVQHFRSTGDNPIATPETRATKVILLLMTIFVCFYSVSSISVILMEKSKDPSQWIICIHIFFTLFYSTVSPFVLISSDSQILNCNIFKRITFLILIL, from the coding sequence ATGAAGTCTAACGATGACATCCTCTGCATTTTATATATGCTTCAGATTATAATTGGAGTCTTTGGGAATGGTTTACTCCTTTTCCTGTTTGGCTTTAATTTAGTcactggtcaaaggataagacCACTTGAtacaatttttgttaatttgttcctCTCCCATATTGTCATGATTGTTTTCAGGGCAGTTCCTTCTGCAATCCAACTTTGTGTCCAGAAAATTTTCCTGAGTGACACTGAATGCAAAATCATTGTTTATCTGCAGAGAGTGTCCCGGGGACTTTCACTTTGCAATACCTGCCTCCTGAGTGTCTTCCAGGCCATCACCATCAGTTCCAACAGCCCCAAATGGGCAGTGCTGAAAGCCAAAGCACCAAAGTACATTATTCCATCCTGTGTCTTTATATGGGTATGCAATTTGCTGGTAGATTCTTTTGTGCCTCTAAGTGTGACTGCTATTAGGAATGACACAGTCAATAACCTTAAGAACAACCTAGAATATTGTTCTATAGACTGGCGTGTTCTTTCTACCTCAAAAGCACTTATCTGGAAGACACTTTATGATGCAGTATTTCTGGCATTAATGGCAATTTCCAGTGGCTACATGGTGTTCATTTTGTTCAGACACCACAGGCAAGTCCAACACTTTCGTAGCACTGGAGACAACCCTATTGCCACCCCAGAAACCAGAGCTACTAAAGTAATCTTGTTGCTCATGACTATCTTTGTATGCTTTTATTCAGTTAGTTCCATCAGtgttattttaatggaaaaatctAAAGATCCAAGCCAGTggattatatgtatacatatattttttactttattttactcAACAGTAAGTCCTTTTgttttaatcagtagtgattcaCAGATCCTCAATTGtaacattttcaaaagaattacatTTCTCAtcctcattctttaa